In Paracoccus sp. N5, a single window of DNA contains:
- a CDS encoding ABC transporter substrate-binding protein, producing the protein MKTTLKTAAPAALIALGLATAASAELKIGASVSATGPAAFLGDPEAKTLEMLVEDLNAKGGINGQPVELVLYDDGGDANKARTFATRLIEDDEVQAIIGGTTTGTSMSILAVAEDAEVPFISLAGAIDIIQPVKPWTFKTPHTDRMACQKIFEDMQKQGIARIGMISGTDGFGASMQAQCKDVVADYGIEVVADETYDPKDADMTAQLTKIKNAEGVQAVLNPGFGQGPSIVTRNYKQLAIDLPLYQSHGVASDGFIELAGADAAEGVRLPGTALLVAGQLAEGDAQKPVVTAYKAAYEGKFKQPVSTFGGYAHDGFALLADAVTRAGSTEPQAIRDALETTKALAGTTGVYTMTPEDHLGLDLSAFRMLQVKDGKWTIVE; encoded by the coding sequence ATGAAGACGACCCTGAAGACGGCCGCCCCGGCCGCCCTGATCGCGCTTGGCCTGGCCACGGCCGCCAGCGCCGAGCTGAAGATCGGCGCCTCGGTCTCGGCCACCGGCCCGGCCGCGTTCCTGGGCGACCCCGAGGCCAAGACCTTGGAAATGCTCGTTGAAGACCTGAACGCCAAGGGCGGCATCAACGGCCAGCCGGTCGAGCTGGTGCTTTACGACGACGGCGGCGACGCCAACAAGGCGCGCACCTTCGCCACCCGGCTGATCGAGGATGACGAGGTGCAGGCCATCATCGGCGGCACCACGACCGGCACCAGCATGTCGATCCTGGCCGTGGCCGAGGATGCCGAGGTTCCCTTCATCTCGCTGGCTGGCGCCATCGACATCATCCAGCCGGTCAAGCCCTGGACCTTCAAGACCCCGCATACCGACCGCATGGCCTGCCAGAAGATCTTCGAGGACATGCAAAAGCAGGGCATCGCCAGGATCGGCATGATCTCGGGCACCGACGGGTTCGGCGCCTCGATGCAGGCGCAATGCAAGGACGTGGTGGCGGATTACGGCATCGAGGTCGTCGCGGACGAGACCTATGATCCGAAGGACGCCGACATGACGGCGCAGCTGACCAAGATCAAGAACGCCGAGGGCGTGCAGGCGGTGCTGAATCCGGGCTTCGGCCAGGGCCCGTCCATCGTGACCCGCAACTACAAGCAGCTGGCGATCGACCTGCCGCTGTATCAGTCGCATGGCGTCGCCTCGGACGGGTTCATCGAGCTTGCGGGCGCGGATGCGGCCGAGGGCGTGCGCCTGCCCGGCACCGCGCTGCTGGTCGCGGGCCAGCTGGCCGAGGGCGATGCCCAGAAGCCGGTCGTGACCGCCTACAAGGCCGCCTATGAGGGCAAGTTCAAGCAGCCGGTCAGCACCTTCGGCGGCTATGCCCATGACGGTTTCGCGCTGCTGGCCGATGCCGTGACCCGCGCCGGCTCGACCGAGCCGCAGGCGATCCGCGACGCGCTGGAGACGACCAAGGCGCTGGCCGGCACCACCGGCGTCTATACCATGACGCCCGAGGATCACCTGGGCCTCGACCTGTCGGCCTTCCGCATGTTGCAGGTCAAGGACGGCAAATGGACCATCGTCGAGTAA
- a CDS encoding branched-chain amino acid ABC transporter permease — translation MSELLQFLFSGLTVGAVYALVALGFTIIFNASGVVNFAQGEFVMLGGMITVFAHAAGLPLPLAALIAIAVTAAVGVALNQLAIEPARGAPVVSLIIITIGASIFIRGAAQLVFDKQIHSFPAFSGTEPIQVLGATIQSQSLWVIGGAFAVFAGLWLFFTRTLLGRAVLATSNNRLAAQLVGINTRFIMTLSFALSAAIGAFGGVLVTPITLTSYDVGLALALKGFAGAMLGGMGNPKGAFVGGLMLGLLEALTAGYLLSQYKDAAAFVVILAVLFFMPQGLFGRKSTERV, via the coding sequence ATGTCTGAACTTCTGCAATTCCTGTTTTCGGGGCTGACGGTCGGCGCGGTCTATGCGCTTGTCGCCCTGGGTTTCACCATCATCTTCAACGCCTCGGGCGTGGTGAATTTCGCGCAGGGCGAATTCGTCATGCTGGGCGGCATGATCACCGTCTTTGCCCATGCCGCCGGCCTGCCGTTGCCCCTGGCCGCGCTGATCGCCATCGCGGTGACGGCCGCCGTGGGCGTGGCGCTGAACCAGCTTGCCATCGAGCCGGCGCGCGGCGCCCCGGTGGTGTCCTTGATCATCATCACCATCGGCGCCTCGATCTTCATCCGGGGCGCGGCGCAGCTGGTCTTCGACAAGCAGATCCACAGCTTCCCGGCCTTTTCGGGCACCGAGCCGATCCAGGTGCTGGGCGCGACCATCCAGTCGCAAAGCCTGTGGGTGATCGGCGGCGCCTTCGCGGTCTTTGCCGGGCTGTGGCTGTTCTTCACCCGCACGCTCTTGGGCCGGGCGGTGCTGGCGACCTCGAACAACCGGCTGGCGGCGCAGCTCGTCGGCATCAACACCCGCTTCATCATGACGCTGAGCTTTGCGCTCTCGGCCGCCATCGGCGCCTTCGGCGGCGTGCTGGTGACGCCGATCACGCTGACCTCCTATGATGTCGGGCTGGCCCTGGCGCTCAAGGGCTTTGCCGGCGCCATGCTGGGCGGCATGGGCAACCCCAAGGGCGCCTTCGTCGGCGGGCTGATGCTGGGGCTGCTGGAAGCGCTGACCGCCGGCTACCTCTTGTCGCAATACAAGGACGCGGCGGCCTTCGTCGTCATCCTCGCGGTGCTGTTCTTCATGCCGCAGGGCCTGTTCGGCCGCAAATCGACGGAGCGGGTGTGA
- the paaN gene encoding phenylacetic acid degradation protein PaaN, translating into MDEFFERHRNMLDAALAAARSRAFWTPFPEVPSGKVYGETAREDGAAAFAALRDSRLDLPGHPASDWIGAEVSPFGGALGITYPAADASTLIAAAQAAAPALAEAAPETRVGACLEALVRLNRDSFLMGNAVMHTTGQPFAMAFQAGGPHAQDRGLEAVAMAWDEMTRFAPTARWEKPQGKAAPIVLEKHWSLVPAGLSLAIGCNTFPTWNSYSGIFASLATGNPVIVKPHPSAVLPLALAVRSLRAVLAEAGLPADSVLLAVDRKGAEITKRLATDPAVRLIDYTGSGAFGAWLRSHATQAQIFAEEAGVNTVTIAATDDFAGMCANLAFSLALYSGQMCTAPQNIYVPESGIDTDQGRKSFDEVGRGIAAAIDELLSDPARAAGVCGAIANPATLARIAETRARGRTFRDSAPLGQGRTATPLLLALNDGDPLAEEECFGPIGFVIAVPDVDAGIRRAADLARRKGAITAALYDTDESRIARAARAFAGAGVNLSVNLTGNIFVNQSAAFSDFHVTGANPAGNASLTDTAFVASRFRRAMWRRPAAA; encoded by the coding sequence TTGGACGAGTTTTTCGAACGCCATCGGAACATGCTGGATGCCGCGCTGGCGGCGGCCCGTTCGCGCGCGTTCTGGACGCCCTTCCCCGAGGTGCCGAGCGGCAAGGTCTATGGCGAAACCGCGCGCGAGGACGGCGCGGCGGCTTTCGCGGCCCTGCGTGATTCGCGGCTGGACCTGCCCGGCCATCCGGCATCGGACTGGATCGGGGCCGAGGTCTCGCCCTTTGGCGGCGCCCTGGGAATCACCTATCCGGCGGCGGATGCGTCCACGCTGATCGCGGCGGCGCAGGCGGCTGCCCCGGCGCTGGCCGAGGCCGCGCCCGAGACCCGCGTGGGCGCCTGCCTCGAGGCGCTGGTGCGGCTCAACCGCGACAGTTTCCTGATGGGCAATGCGGTGATGCATACCACCGGCCAGCCCTTTGCCATGGCCTTCCAGGCGGGCGGGCCGCATGCCCAGGACCGGGGGCTGGAGGCCGTGGCGATGGCCTGGGACGAGATGACCCGATTCGCCCCGACCGCGCGCTGGGAAAAGCCGCAGGGCAAGGCCGCGCCCATCGTGCTGGAAAAGCACTGGTCCTTGGTGCCGGCCGGGCTTTCGCTGGCCATCGGCTGCAATACCTTCCCGACCTGGAACAGCTACTCGGGCATTTTCGCCAGCCTCGCCACCGGCAATCCGGTGATCGTGAAGCCGCATCCCTCGGCGGTGCTGCCGCTGGCGCTGGCCGTGCGCAGCCTGCGCGCGGTGCTGGCCGAGGCCGGCCTGCCCGCCGATTCGGTGCTGCTGGCCGTGGACCGCAAGGGCGCCGAGATCACCAAGCGGCTCGCCACCGATCCGGCGGTGCGGCTGATCGACTATACCGGCTCGGGTGCTTTCGGGGCCTGGCTGCGCAGCCACGCGACGCAGGCGCAGATCTTTGCCGAAGAGGCCGGGGTCAATACCGTCACCATCGCCGCGACCGATGATTTCGCCGGCATGTGCGCCAATCTGGCATTTTCGCTGGCGCTCTATTCCGGCCAGATGTGCACGGCGCCGCAAAACATCTATGTGCCGGAAAGCGGCATCGACACCGACCAGGGCCGCAAGAGCTTCGACGAGGTCGGCCGCGGCATCGCCGCCGCCATCGACGAGCTGCTGTCGGACCCGGCCCGTGCTGCCGGGGTCTGCGGCGCCATCGCCAACCCCGCCACGCTGGCCCGCATCGCCGAGACCCGGGCGCGCGGCCGAACCTTCCGCGATTCCGCGCCGCTGGGGCAGGGGCGCACCGCGACGCCGCTGCTGCTGGCCCTGAACGACGGCGACCCGCTGGCCGAGGAGGAATGCTTCGGCCCCATCGGCTTCGTCATCGCCGTGCCGGATGTCGATGCGGGCATCCGTCGCGCCGCCGACCTGGCCCGGCGCAAGGGCGCCATCACCGCCGCGCTTTACGACACCGACGAAAGCCGCATTGCCCGCGCGGCCCGCGCCTTTGCCGGGGCCGGCGTCAACCTGTCGGTGAACCTGACCGGCAATATCTTCGTCAACCAGTCGGCGGCCTTCAGCGACTTCCACGTCACCGGGGCCAACCCCGCCGGCAATGCCAGCCTGACCGATACCGCCTTCGTCGCCAGCCGTTTCCGCCGCGCCATGTGGCGGCGGCCGGCGGCGGCCTGA
- a CDS encoding ABC transporter ATP-binding protein: MSLLKIQGLGISFGGLKAVQDVSFKVEPGEIVSVIGPNGAGKTTLFNMISGVYQPGAGRVVLDGQDVTGMEPFRLAARGMSRTFQNLQIFQNMTVLENAASGFHLRERGPVLADLLNLPGARRRARAAEDGARALLARVGLERAADRQAGNLSYGSLKRLEIARALALQPKVLLLDEPAAGCNAVETEEIDHLIAEVAASGTAILLVEHDMKMVMRISNHIVVLDHGEKIAEGAPLEVSRNPAVIAAYLGTEEAAHADG, from the coding sequence ATGAGCCTGCTCAAGATCCAGGGCCTGGGCATCAGCTTCGGCGGGCTCAAGGCGGTGCAGGACGTCAGCTTCAAGGTCGAGCCGGGCGAGATCGTCTCGGTCATCGGCCCGAACGGCGCCGGCAAGACCACGCTTTTCAACATGATCTCGGGCGTCTACCAGCCCGGCGCGGGGCGGGTGGTGCTGGACGGCCAGGACGTGACCGGGATGGAGCCGTTCCGTCTGGCCGCGCGCGGCATGTCGCGCACCTTCCAGAACCTGCAGATCTTCCAGAACATGACGGTGCTGGAAAACGCCGCTTCGGGCTTTCACCTGCGCGAACGCGGGCCGGTGCTGGCCGATCTCTTGAACCTGCCCGGCGCCCGCCGCCGCGCCCGCGCGGCCGAGGACGGCGCCCGCGCGCTGCTGGCCCGCGTCGGACTGGAGCGGGCGGCCGACCGGCAGGCCGGCAACCTGTCCTATGGCTCGCTGAAGCGGCTGGAAATCGCCCGGGCGCTGGCATTGCAACCCAAGGTGCTGCTGCTGGATGAGCCCGCCGCCGGCTGCAATGCCGTCGAGACCGAGGAGATCGACCACCTGATCGCCGAGGTCGCCGCCTCCGGCACCGCCATCCTGCTGGTCGAGCATGACATGAAGATGGTCATGCGCATCTCGAACCACATCGTCGTTCTGGACCATGGCGAAAAGATCGCCGAGGGCGCACCGCTGGAGGTCAGCCGCAACCCGGCGGTGATCGCCGCCTATCTGGGAACCGAGGAGGCCGCCCATGCTGACGGTTGA
- a CDS encoding ABC transporter ATP-binding protein, whose protein sequence is MLTVEGLRSRYGRIEVLHGIDLAVESGEIVTVVGANGAGKTTLLRCLSGVQPVSAGAITFRGEGLTTVPAHRRLSRGLAQSPEGRQIFTNLTVEENLRLGAFLYSDDRVEKDMQDAFAMFPILRDKRNLAAGGLSGGQQQMLAMARALMGRPACLLLDEPSMGLAPIIVQQIFDVVSGLKALGVTVLLVEQNAFGALKIADRGYVMETGRITMTGPAAELIADPRIREAYLGI, encoded by the coding sequence ATGCTGACGGTTGAGGGGCTGCGTTCGCGCTATGGCCGCATCGAGGTGCTGCACGGCATCGACCTGGCGGTGGAATCGGGCGAGATCGTGACCGTGGTCGGCGCCAATGGCGCCGGCAAGACCACGCTTCTGCGCTGCCTGTCGGGGGTGCAGCCGGTCTCGGCCGGGGCCATCACCTTTCGCGGCGAAGGGCTGACCACGGTGCCGGCGCATCGCCGGCTGTCGCGCGGCCTGGCGCAATCGCCCGAGGGCCGGCAGATATTCACCAACCTGACGGTCGAGGAGAACCTGCGGCTGGGCGCCTTCCTTTACAGCGATGACCGGGTCGAGAAGGACATGCAGGACGCCTTCGCCATGTTCCCGATCCTGCGGGACAAGCGCAACCTGGCGGCGGGCGGGCTGTCGGGCGGCCAGCAGCAGATGCTGGCCATGGCGCGCGCGCTGATGGGCCGGCCGGCCTGCCTGCTGCTCGACGAGCCCTCGATGGGGCTGGCGCCGATCATCGTGCAACAGATCTTCGACGTGGTCAGCGGGCTCAAGGCGCTTGGCGTCACCGTGCTGCTGGTCGAACAGAACGCCTTCGGCGCGTTGAAGATCGCCGACCGGGGCTATGTGATGGAGACGGGCCGCATCACCATGACCGGCCCGGCCGCCGAACTGATCGCCGACCCGCGCATCCGCGAAGCCTATCTGGGGATTTGA
- a CDS encoding branched-chain amino acid ABC transporter permease translates to MSQKHATLLVLAALIALSPLFFPSGYYYRIGALMFVNALAVTGIVILTGYAGQISLGHAGFAGIGGYACALAPVHWGLPPALAVVLGAAISAVLAYLVGRPILRLKGYYLGVASLGFGILVAMVLNNERQLTKGPDGIEVPDLGLRGLLKDMGLDLSNGEFWYALTGIALLIGAWLALNLYHSPTGRALRALHGSEVAAGTVGIDVARVKLQAFVISAVYASVAGSLLALQNKFVTPDVAGFMHSIEMVTMAVLGGVGSVPGAVIGAGILTLLPQVLTVFADYEQVILGLVMMLVMIFLPQGLVPSILRKFRGRDE, encoded by the coding sequence ATGTCGCAGAAACATGCAACGCTTCTGGTGCTGGCGGCGCTGATCGCGCTGTCGCCGCTGTTCTTTCCCTCGGGCTATTACTACCGCATCGGCGCCTTGATGTTCGTCAACGCCCTGGCGGTGACCGGCATCGTGATCCTGACCGGATACGCCGGCCAGATCAGCCTGGGCCATGCCGGTTTCGCCGGCATCGGCGGCTATGCCTGCGCGCTGGCGCCGGTGCATTGGGGCCTGCCCCCGGCGCTGGCGGTGGTCTTGGGCGCGGCGATCTCGGCCGTGCTGGCATACCTCGTCGGGCGGCCGATCCTGCGGCTCAAGGGCTATTACCTGGGCGTGGCCTCGCTGGGCTTCGGCATCCTGGTCGCCATGGTGCTGAACAACGAACGCCAGCTGACCAAGGGCCCGGACGGGATCGAGGTGCCGGACCTGGGCCTGCGCGGGCTGTTGAAGGACATGGGCCTGGACCTGTCGAACGGCGAATTCTGGTATGCGCTGACCGGCATCGCGCTGCTGATCGGCGCATGGCTGGCGCTGAACCTCTATCACAGCCCCACGGGCCGGGCGCTGCGCGCGCTGCATGGCTCCGAGGTCGCGGCCGGCACGGTGGGGATCGACGTGGCGCGGGTGAAGCTGCAGGCCTTCGTGATCTCGGCGGTCTATGCCTCGGTCGCGGGCTCGCTGCTGGCGCTGCAGAACAAGTTCGTCACCCCCGATGTCGCGGGCTTCATGCATTCGATCGAGATGGTGACCATGGCGGTTCTGGGCGGCGTCGGCTCGGTTCCGGGCGCGGTGATCGGCGCCGGCATCCTGACGCTGCTGCCGCAGGTGCTGACGGTCTTTGCCGATTATGAACAGGTCATCCTGGGGCTGGTGATGATGCTGGTGATGATCTTTCTGCCGCAGGGGTTGGTGCCGTCCATCCTGCGCAAGTTCCGGGGGAGGGACGAATGA